One segment of Nyctibius grandis isolate bNycGra1 chromosome 11, bNycGra1.pri, whole genome shotgun sequence DNA contains the following:
- the SHF gene encoding SH2 domain-containing adapter protein F isoform X1: MARWLREHLGFRSAKPAPPAPPKPDYRAGPPPQPPPPPGGVSEPLAAAQPDIVAAYRLQKERDFEDPYSGAPPAAAAAAPPDGPRYVSPKHRLIKVEAVEKVPASPPPPPLTPAAPSSPPTGPEPPDEPPQELAVLEDYADPFDAAQVAGSQGGLEKVTENDGYMEPYEAQKMMAEIRQKGLREAPTRPLHLYDTPYEPVLGGLDVDGDRPACPRPRESRLPEDDERPPEEYDQPWEWKKERISKAFAVEIKVIKDLPWPPPVGQLDSGESPPDGEAGASVPPPHSQPGYEDTNGPSEGLGYGRTSPCREEKARAALRHGSSSLKSTKTLIAEPGPFLGERIDPALPLESQCWYHGAISRTDAETLLRLCKEASYLVRNSETSKNDFSLSLKSSQGFMHMKLSRTQENKYVLGQHSPPFDSVPEIIHHYASRKLPIKGAEHMSLLYPVAIRTL, from the exons ATGGCCCGCTGGCTCCGCGAGCACCTGGGCTTCCGCAGCGCCAAgcccgctccccccgcgccgcccaAGCCCGACTACCGCGCCGGgcccccgccgcagccgcccccACCGCCCGGGGGCGTCTCCGAGCCGCTGGCCGCCGCCCAGCCCGACATCGTGGCGGCCTACCGGCTGCAGAAGGAGCGCGACTTCGAGGATCCCTACAGCGGggcgccgccggccgccgccgccgccgccccccccgaCGGGCCCCGGTACGTCTCGCCCAAGCACCGGCTCATCAAGGTGGAGGCGGTCGAGAAGGTGCCCgccagccccccgccgccgccgctgacACCCGCCGCCCCCAGCTCGCCCCCCAccggccccgagccccccgACGAGCCGCCGCAGGAG cTGGCTGTCCTGGAGGACTACGCAGACCCCTTCGATGCGGCGCAGGTGGCTGGTAGCCAGGGAGGGCTGGAGAAGGTGACGGAGAACGATGGATACATGGAGCCATACGAAGCCCAGAAGATGATGGCTG AGATCCGCCAGAAGGGCTTACGGGAGGCTCCCACCCGGCCGCTGCACCTCTATGACACTCCCTACGAGCCTGTGCTTGGAGGGCTGGACGTGGACGGTGACCGCCCAGCTTGCCCCAGGCCCAGGGAGTCCCGGCTGCCCGAGGATGACGAGCGGCCGCCGGAGGAGTACGATCAGCCCTGGGAGTGGAAAAAGGAGCGGATCTCCAAAGCCTTTGCAG TTGAAATCAAGGTCATTAAAGACCTGCCATGGCCACCGCCAGTGGGACAGCTCGACAGCGGTGAAAGCCCCCCGGACGGTGAGGCCGGTGCCTCCGTCCCTCCGCCGCACAGCCAGCCCGGCTACGAAGACACCAACG GTCCGTCAGAGGGGCTGGGGTACGGCCGCACCTCgccctgcagggaggagaaggcCAGGGCTGCCCTCCGGCACGGCTCCAGCAGCCTCAAGAGCACGAAGACGCTGATCGCTGAGCCTGGACCCTTCCTTGGGGAGAGGATtgaccctgccctgcccctggaGAGCCAGTG CTGGTACCACGGGGCCATCAGCCGGACGGACGCGGAGACGCTGCTGAGGCTGTGCAAGGAGGCCAGCTACCTGGTGCGCAACAGCGAGACTAGCAAGAACgacttctccctctccttgaA gagcagccagggctTCATGCACATGAAACTGTCGCGGACCCAAGAGAACAAGTACGTGCTGGGTCAGCACAGCCCGCCCTTCGACAGCGTGCCGGAGATCATTCACCACTACGCCAGTCGCAAGCTGCCCATCAAGGGGGCTGAGCACATGTCCTTGCTCTACCCGGTGGCTATCCGTACCCTATAG
- the SHF gene encoding SH2 domain-containing adapter protein F isoform X2 — protein sequence MARWLREHLGFRSAKPAPPAPPKPDYRAGPPPQPPPPPGGVSEPLAAAQPDIVAAYRLQKERDFEDPYSGAPPAAAAAAPPDGPRYVSPKHRLIKVEAVEKVPASPPPPPLTPAAPSSPPTGPEPPDEPPQELAVLEDYADPFDAAQVAGSQGGLEKVTENDGYMEPYEAQKMMAEIRQKGLREAPTRPLHLYDTPYEPVLGGLDVDGDRPACPRPRESRLPEDDERPPEEYDQPWEWKKERISKAFAGPSEGLGYGRTSPCREEKARAALRHGSSSLKSTKTLIAEPGPFLGERIDPALPLESQCWYHGAISRTDAETLLRLCKEASYLVRNSETSKNDFSLSLKSSQGFMHMKLSRTQENKYVLGQHSPPFDSVPEIIHHYASRKLPIKGAEHMSLLYPVAIRTL from the exons ATGGCCCGCTGGCTCCGCGAGCACCTGGGCTTCCGCAGCGCCAAgcccgctccccccgcgccgcccaAGCCCGACTACCGCGCCGGgcccccgccgcagccgcccccACCGCCCGGGGGCGTCTCCGAGCCGCTGGCCGCCGCCCAGCCCGACATCGTGGCGGCCTACCGGCTGCAGAAGGAGCGCGACTTCGAGGATCCCTACAGCGGggcgccgccggccgccgccgccgccgccccccccgaCGGGCCCCGGTACGTCTCGCCCAAGCACCGGCTCATCAAGGTGGAGGCGGTCGAGAAGGTGCCCgccagccccccgccgccgccgctgacACCCGCCGCCCCCAGCTCGCCCCCCAccggccccgagccccccgACGAGCCGCCGCAGGAG cTGGCTGTCCTGGAGGACTACGCAGACCCCTTCGATGCGGCGCAGGTGGCTGGTAGCCAGGGAGGGCTGGAGAAGGTGACGGAGAACGATGGATACATGGAGCCATACGAAGCCCAGAAGATGATGGCTG AGATCCGCCAGAAGGGCTTACGGGAGGCTCCCACCCGGCCGCTGCACCTCTATGACACTCCCTACGAGCCTGTGCTTGGAGGGCTGGACGTGGACGGTGACCGCCCAGCTTGCCCCAGGCCCAGGGAGTCCCGGCTGCCCGAGGATGACGAGCGGCCGCCGGAGGAGTACGATCAGCCCTGGGAGTGGAAAAAGGAGCGGATCTCCAAAGCCTTTGCAG GTCCGTCAGAGGGGCTGGGGTACGGCCGCACCTCgccctgcagggaggagaaggcCAGGGCTGCCCTCCGGCACGGCTCCAGCAGCCTCAAGAGCACGAAGACGCTGATCGCTGAGCCTGGACCCTTCCTTGGGGAGAGGATtgaccctgccctgcccctggaGAGCCAGTG CTGGTACCACGGGGCCATCAGCCGGACGGACGCGGAGACGCTGCTGAGGCTGTGCAAGGAGGCCAGCTACCTGGTGCGCAACAGCGAGACTAGCAAGAACgacttctccctctccttgaA gagcagccagggctTCATGCACATGAAACTGTCGCGGACCCAAGAGAACAAGTACGTGCTGGGTCAGCACAGCCCGCCCTTCGACAGCGTGCCGGAGATCATTCACCACTACGCCAGTCGCAAGCTGCCCATCAAGGGGGCTGAGCACATGTCCTTGCTCTACCCGGTGGCTATCCGTACCCTATAG